A genomic stretch from Octopus sinensis linkage group LG14, ASM634580v1, whole genome shotgun sequence includes:
- the LOC115219475 gene encoding protein O-mannose kinase-like translates to MLPAVKHGLYVLLLLFAQEGVSPGHTALPEPPSLLCYQDMLLNKQVCRPACLTGYFAVAGMNSCHQWLTCEDFDTNITIGRKIASGLGKMVYEAHWQNQTFVMNKATKDNKYWSDFHHGLTMITAFQTHPHIIQLVGHCNKRYLTEFHPLMSADHLFDHLKSKEHTLHDTIELRYQLCMDYVNILAYLHSSPRGTRVMCDSNDLTKTLSQFLLRSDLRLILNDLDALPEVNRSKNQFIKCGHREIGGEFVAPEQLWPYLERPFVDADMPSYDEKSDIWKIPSVCSYVLGSSSDAVLLKLHLLHIHSRCQYEEPELRPTAKEVAEEYERIWKVFTSRKGQRSEL, encoded by the exons ATGCTCCCTGCTGTAAAGCATGGTCTGTATGTTTTGTTGCTACTCTTTGCACAAGAGGGAGTGAGTCCTGGTCATACAGCCTTACCTGAACCACCCAGTTTGCTGTGTTACCAGGATATGTTGCTTAACAAACAAGTGTGCCGACCTGCTTGTCTTACTGGTTATTTTGCTGTTGCTGGGATGAACTCTTGTCATCAATGGCTCACATGCGAAGACTTTGATACCAACATTACCATTGGACGCAAGATTGCTAGTGGCCTTGGAAAAATg GTGTATGAGGCTCACTGGCAGAACCAAACCTTTGTTATGAACAAAGCTACCAAAGACAACAAATATTGGTCTGATTTTCACCATGGTTTGACCATGATTACAGCATTCCAGACTCACCCTCATATAATCCAACTGGTTGGCCATTGTAACAAAAGATATTTAACAGAGTTCCATCCACTGATGTCTGCTGACCATCTCTTTGATCATCTTAAATCCAAAGAACACACACTACATGATACCATTGAACTGCGTTACCAACTGTGCATGGATTATGTAAATATCCTCGCCTATCTTCACTCCAGTCCACGTGGCACACGAGTGATGTGTGATTCCAATGATCTGACCAAAACCCTCAGTCAATTCTTGCTGCGTTCTGACCTCCGACTGATCCTTAATGACCTTGATGCTCTACCTGAAGTGAATCGCTCAAAGAATCAGTTCATCAAGTGTGGTCACCGAGAAATTGGTGGAGAGTTTGTTGCTCCTGAGCAGTTGTGGCCTTATCTGGAAAGGCCGTTTGTTGACGCTGACATGCCATCGTATGATGAGAAATCTGATATTTGGAAGATACCcagtgtgtgtagttatgtgttGGGGTCATCTTCAGATGCTGTGTTACTGAAGTTGCACCTGTTGCATATACACAGCAGGTGTCAGTATGAGGAACCAGAACTGCGTCCGACAGCCAAGGAGGTGGCAGAAGAATATGAAAGAATTTGGAAGGTATTTACATCAAGGAAGGGGCAGAGATCTGAACTGTAA
- the LOC115219008 gene encoding general transcription factor II-I repeat domain-containing protein 2-like has product MVPSYLGRRVTKVTINNVPPVVNTQWLVSAICFDTEEADILEIADIPEESWTVAVFKEYNLKRHFQTKHANFGHNLSKQELLKKANDLTKRLKQQQNVFDKTSSLQRNATKASFILANKIAKQNKSFAEAEFIKDCMVDAVSVVCPEVKSKVEAISLSRRTIVPRIDAIAVNIHEQLLTASGRFQWFSIALDESTDIQDTAQLLIYIRGIDENFEITEELLSMESLKDTTTGKDLFNSVINSSIRSGLTLNKLASITTDGAPSLTGKHSGLVKLLNDKIKEDFPLHSVLSFHCIIHQESLCKSSLKLKHVIEPVVRAVNLIRSRGLKHRQFRSFLEDVDADFTDVLYYTNVRWLSIGKVLKRVWDLKAEILMFLKMQDICDFLNEMESDEWVCDFTFAVDIMQKLNELNTKLQGKGIFAHELYLEVKAFQWKLGLFAKQLNEQKFIHFPLLKTQSVTQESSDKYSSQLMALQKEFIRRFADFKAVEGLFDLLNSPLACDIETTTEELQIELIHLQADNSLKMMFESKPLVEFYASLHSKKFQNLKKFARKMFVLFASTYICEQTFSIMKINKGKNRSLLTDSNLQSVLRISTSNLTPNFDKLNYGCPQLVQILLGKFRSWQFVSNNRLSKITEVPVIISTIGANNRKT; this is encoded by the exons ATGGTACCTAGCTACCTTGGGCGCAGAGTTACGAAAGTTACAATAAACAATGTGCCGCCAGTAGTGAATACCCAGTGGCTGGTATCAGCCATCTGCTTCGATACAGAAGAAgcagatattttagaaatagcTGACATTCCAGAGGAAAGCTGGACTG TTGCTGTGTTCAAGGAATATAATTTGAAACGCCACTTTCAAACGAAGCACGCCAATTTTGGACACAATTTATCAAAACAAGAACTGCTAAAGAAAGCAAATGATCTGACAAAACGTTTGAAGCAACAGCAAAATGTGTTTGATAAAACTTCCTCTTTACAAAGGAACGCGACAAAGGCAAGTTTTATATTGGCCAATAAAATTGCAAAGCAAAACAAGTCATTCGCAGAAGCAGAATTTATCAAAGATTGTATGGTTGATGCTGTCAGCGTTGTGTGTCCTGAAGTTAAGTCAAAAGTAGAAGCCATTTCCCTGTCACGAAGAACTATTGTTCCTCGCATTGATGCAATTGCCGTGAATATTCATGAACAGCTGTTAACAGCCAGTGGTCGATTTCAGTGGTTTTCTATTGCTTTAGATGAGAGCACTGATATTCAGGATACTGCTCAGTTACTCATTTACATCAGAGGAATTGACGAAAACTTTGAAATTACAGAGGAATTGTTATCTATGGAGTCTCTCAAAGACACTACTACTGGAAAAGATTTGTTCAACAGTGTCATTAACAGTTCAATCAGGTCTGGATTAACCCTAAATAAACTGGCCAGCATTACAACCGATGGAGCTCCTTCACTCACCGGTAAACATTCCGGCCTTGTGAAGTTATTGAATGACAAAATTAAAGAAGATTTTCCACTACACAGTGTGTTGTCTTTTCACTGCATCATACATCAAGAAAGCCTTTGTAAGTCATCTTTAAAACTCAAACATGTCATCGAACCTGTGGTGCGTGCAGTGAATTTAATAAGATCACGGGGATTGAAACACAGGCAATTCCGAAGTTTCTTGGAGGATGTGGATGCTGATTTTACTGATGTGCTGTACTACACAAATGTCCGCTGGTTAAGCATTGGAAAAGTTCTTAAGAGAGTATGGGACCTCAAAGCAGAGATTCTTATGTTTCTCAAAATGCAAGACATCTGTGACTTTTTAAACGAAATGGAGAGTGACGAATGGGTTTGTGATTTTACATTTGCTGTGGACATAATGCAGAAGCTGAATGAACTTAACACAAAACTGCAAGGCAAAGGTATATTTGCTCATGAATTGTACCTGGAAGTGAAAGCTTTTCAATGGAAGCTTGGACTTTTTGCCAAGCAGCTGAATGAGCAAAAATTTATTCACTTCCCTCTGCTGAAAACACAGTCTGTTACACAAGAATCATCGGACAAGTACAGTTCCCAGTTGATGGCTTTACAAAAGGAATTCATTAGAAGATTTGCTGATTTCAAGGCAGTTGAAGGCCTGTTCGATTTGCTTAACTCACCTCTTGCCTGTGACATTGAAACAACTACCGAGGAACTGCAGATAGAACTGATTCATTTGCAAGCCGAcaattctttaaagatgatgtttgAAAGTAAACCACTGGTCGAGTTTTATGCTTCTCTACATTCAAAAAAGtttcaaaatctaaaaaaatttgcaagaaagatgtttgtgttgtttgcATCAACTTACATATGTGAGCAGACTTTCTCCATCATGAAAATTAACAAGGGGAAGAATCGATCACTTCTCACAGACTCAAATCTTCAGTCAGTGTTAAGAATCAGCACAAGCAACTTGACACCTAATTTTGACAAACTG AATTATGGTTGTCCACAATTAGTGCAGATTTTACTAGGAAAATTCCGTTCCTGGCAATTTGTAAGCAATAACAGGCTGTCCAAAATAACCGAGGTTCCTGTAATAATTTCAACTATAGGAGCAAATAACCGAAAAACATGA